The Canis lupus familiaris isolate Mischka breed German Shepherd chromosome X, alternate assembly UU_Cfam_GSD_1.0, whole genome shotgun sequence genome has a segment encoding these proteins:
- the OR5BH3 gene encoding olfactory receptor family 5 subfamily BH member 3, giving the protein MENSSMVTDFILLGMTDNPQLGVLLFAVFLIVYIVTVLGNLGLVILIRVSPCLHTPMYFFLSNLSLLDVCFSSITIPKTLANLLSKLQAVSFLGCMTQMGLFIIFASAECNLLASMAYDRYTAICHPLLYYVTMSRVRCFLLVAGCYFGGLVNMVSVTTSIIRLSFCQPHVLPHFFCDIPPLLALACSDPWVTQVLVIGCGGFTLVTSIVVILVSYMSVLMTILGIPSASGKQKAFSTCASHITAVGLYYGTTMYTYLQPSQHGSQAGNQMVSVFYTMVIPMINPLIYSLRNQEVKVALWKVLKQSP; this is encoded by the coding sequence ATGGAGAATTCATCTATGGTGACTGACTTCATCCTTCTTGGCATGACAGACAACCCTCAGCTTGGAGTCCTACTATTTGCAGTCTTCCTTATTGTTTATATTGTCACTGTTTTGGGGAATCTGGGCCTGGTAATCCTGATCAGAGTCAGTCCCTGCCTCCACACTcccatgtacttttttctttctaatctgtCCCTACTTGATGTCTGTTTCTCTTCCATCACAATCCCAAAGACTTTAGCAAATTTGTTATCTAAGTTGCAAGCTGTTTCTTTTCTTGGATGCATGACTCAAATGGGCTTATTCATAATATTTGCTTCTGCTGAGTGCAACCTTTTGGCTtccatggcctatgaccgctatacTGCCATCTGTCACCCATTGCTCTACTATGTCACCATGTCTAGAGTCCGTTGTTTCCTCTTGGTAGCAGGATGCTACTTTGGGGGGTTAGTTAACATGGTTTCTGTGACAACTTCCATCATACGACTATCATTCTGTCAACCACATGTCCTTCCCCACTTCTTCTGTGACATCCCTCCACTGTTGGCATTGGCTTGCTCAGACCCCTGGGTCACCCAGGTACTAGTTATTGGCTGTGGGGGATTCACCCTGGTCACCTCCATTGTGGTGATCCTTGTCTCCTACATGTCTGTCCTCATGACGATTCTGGGAATTCCTTCAGCTTCCGGAAAACAAAAAGCTTTCTCTACATGTGCTTCCCACATCACCGCTGTTGGCCTGTATTATGGAACAACTATGTACACTTACTTGCAGCCCTCTCAACATGGATCCCAGGCAGGAAATCAGATGGTTTCAGTGTTTTATACAATGGTGATCCCCATGATAAATCCTCTTATCTACAGTTTGAGAAACCAGGAAGTGAAAGTTGCTTTATGGAAAGTATTGAAGCAGAGTCCCTAA